A window of the Sabethes cyaneus chromosome 1, idSabCyanKW18_F2, whole genome shotgun sequence genome harbors these coding sequences:
- the LOC128737335 gene encoding putative GPI-anchor transamidase translates to MLAWILFMLLPMATVFRASAGNEIELPKDFVTSSSHTNNWAVLVDTSRFWFNYRHIANVLSVYRSVKRLGIPDSQILLMIADDMACNPRNPRPATVFNNANQHINVYGADVEVDYRGYEVTVENFVRLLTGRNENGTARSKRLLSDAGSNVLIYLTGHGGDGFLKFQDSEEITNQELADAIEQMWQKQRYNELFFMIDTCQAASMYEKFYSPNILAVASSLVGEDSLSHHVDPAIGVYIIDRYTYYALEFLEGVQVNSKKTMGEFLSVCPKRVCISTVGVRKDLYPKDPYKVPITDFFGSIRPTEVSSGVVNVTLSTIPLVHFEHKSISKPNPALFYEQFPSKLFL, encoded by the exons atgctAGCATGGATTTTATTTATGTTGCTTCCAATGGCGACTGTATTTCGAGCAAGCGCGGGCAACGAAATTGAa CTACCGAAAGATTTCGTAACCAGCAGCTCACACACCAACAACTGGGCGGTCCTGGTTGATACTTCCCGTTTTTGGTTCAACTATCGGCATATTGCTAATGTGTTATCCGTTTATCGATCGGTGAAACGCTTAGGTATTCCGGACAGTCAGATATTGCTGATGATTGCCGACGATATGGCTTGTAATCCGCGGAATCCTCGTCCGGCGACAGTGTTCAACAACGCCAATCAGCATATCAACGTGTACGGAGCGGATGTGGAGGTCGATTATCGTGGCTACGAAGTCACGGTGGAAAACTTTGTTCGGCTGCTTACGGGAAGAAACGAAAACGGGACGGCTAGGTCCAAGCGATTGCTTTCAGACGCCGGCAGCAATGTACTCATCTATTTGACCGGTCATGGTGGCGATGGATTTCTAAAATTTCAAGACTCAGAAGAGATTACTAATCAAGAACTTGCCGATGCTATTGAACAAATGTGGCAGAAACAGCGATATAACGAACTCTTTTTCATGATTGATACTTGCCAGGCGGCTTCAATGTATGAGAAATTCTACTCGCCTAATATCCTAGCCGTTGCCAGCAGTCTAGTAGGCGAAGATTCTTTATCGCACCACGTAGATCCGGCGATCGGTGTATATATCATTGATCGTTACACCTACTATGCACTGGAATTCTTGGAAGGGGTGCAAGTCAACAGTAAGAAGACAATGGGAGAATTT CTTTCTGTCTGTCCCAAACGGGTTTGCATCTCGACGGTTGGGGTTAGAAAAGATCTTTACCCGAAAGATCCTTACAAAGTACCTATTACTGATTTTTTCGGTTCCATCAGACCAACTGAAGTTTCCTCCGGGGTAGTGAATGTTACGCTTTCAACCATTCCACTAGTTCA CTTTGAACACAAGTCGATAAGCAAGCCGAATCCAGCTTTATTCTACGAACAGTTTCCAAGCAAACTGTTTCTATAA
- the LOC128737324 gene encoding ataxin-10, with the protein MSMIQTNVEETYQEALDGLDKLNISTSNYDNFHSQSEDILRLFLDCHKSEKDVQVEIALKCLKMLKQSCALGQTFQDEIIGKKNLLQTLNGILQDEAVSEDVRISCLQLVANLCVQNPPNQASVLRELQGFLFECIESNSRFANASAMIVYNAFLSKASDSLETQQLLEVLLVNIETARLAQQDSPEFVCIFVEYLMCKTAEILDGYEKISLAKRIQFLRYLTEYIRTEDRRSTPVNRELFRHLMLDFNQKCDSVLKTTDNYLDQDQSEELFTLLMLLSDATCVHPYGQFLKLYKTLFLNMGYLLRQLHELGKNENDNMFTPVQKIEEILKVKQGTSKIKVEEDISFSLKSSLVKALVNLLYQNKTNQNLARETGFIPVLLECTNLDARNPLIKEWTILAIRNLCEDNLENQKFVASLSKIGDAENSLVSEYNAEGGTIRISSR; encoded by the exons ATGAGTATGATTCAGACAAACGTAGAAGAAACCTATCAAGAGGCTCTCGATGGCCTGGACAAACTTAACATTAG CACATCGAATTATGATAACTTTCATTCTCAATCGGAAGACATTCTTCGACTATTTCTCGACTGCCATAAATCGGAAAAAGATGTGCAAGTTGAAATAGCACTCAAGTGTCTCAAGATGCTGAAGCAGTCCTGTGCCTTGGGTCAAACCTTTCAAGATGAGATTATTGGAAAGAAAAATCTGCTACAAACTTTGAATGGGATACTTCAGGACGAAGCTGTAAGTGAAGACGTACGAATCAGTTGCCTCCAACTAGTGGCAAATTTGTGCGTTCAGAATCCGCCTAATCAGGCTTCTGTTCTGCGTGAATTGCAAGGATTTCTATTCGAATGTATTGAAAGCAATTCCCGCTTTGCTAATGCGTCTGCTATGATCGTTTATAATGCCTTTTTGTCCAAAGCCAGCGACAGTTTGGAGACCCAGCAGTTACTGGAAGTGCTATTAGTCAATATCGAGACTGCCCGGTTAGCTCAACAAGACTCACCAGAATTTGTGTGCATTTTCGTGGAATATCTGATGTGCAAAACCGCTGAAATATTGGACGGCTACGAAAAGATCAGTTTGGCGAAACGCATTCAATTTTTGCGGTATTTAACAGAATACATACGCACGGAAGATCGCCGCTCCACTCCAGTGAACCGTGAACTATTCCGACATTTAATGCTTGATTTTAACCAAAAATGCGACTCGGTGTTGAAAACCACCGACAACTACTTGGATCAGGACCAGTCCGAAGAACTATTCACGCTACTCATGCTGCTTTCGGACGCAACTTGTGTACACCCGTATGGACAGTTTTTaaaattgtacaaaactttatttttaaatatgggCT ATTTGTTACGACAATTGCATGAGCTCGGCAAGAATGAAAACGATAACATGTTTACTCCCGTTCAGAAAATTGAAGAAATTCTCAAAGTAAAGCAGGGTACAAGTAAAATTAAAGTGGAAGAAGATATATCGTTCTCGCTAAAGTCGTCGTTGGTAAAAGCGTTGGTCAATCTGCTGTATCAAAATAAGACAAATCAAAATCTTGCCCGAGAAACGGGGTTTATACCGGTGTTACTAGAATGTACAAATTTGGATGCAAGAAATCCAC TTATAAAAGAATGGACAATTTTGGCTATTCGGAATCTCTGCGAGGATAACttggaaaatcaaaaattcgtTGCGTCTTTGTCAAAGATAGGCGACGCAGAAAATTCATTGGTCTCCGAATATAACGCTGAAGGGGGCACTATTCGGATATCCTCGCGATGA